A single region of the Streptomyces sp. NBC_01262 genome encodes:
- a CDS encoding M4 family metallopeptidase, with the protein MQPSTRRALTALSGAVAATALATALLTPSAATADGRDLPSRATAIARADAAIAAHAHQLAVTGAQGRTVRDVITDADGSQHVRYDRTYRGLPVLGGDLVIHLAPGGAYTGADRATRSGLAVPTTAPAVRATTAATNGVAALRSAHHGTTFRQAKARPQLVVDALHGTPRLAWRTTAVGVDTLGNPAARVVLSDARTGARIDAWDALETATGDGASLYGGTVPLETTVSGTTYQLKDPTRGSTYTGDAQNKTDLCIFGICISRAPAVLFTDADNHWGTGTTADRATAAVDAQYGTDETWDYYKNIHGRSGIAGDGKGSYNRVHYGSGYNNAFWDDSCFCMTYGDGDGTTFGPLVSLDVAGHEMSHGVTSRTAALTYSGESGGLNEATSDIMGTLVEWYAANTTDTGDYLIGERIVKSGFGAAALRFMDQPSKDGSSADCWSSGVGNLDVHYSSGVANHFAYLLAEGSGSKTINGVTYNSPTCNNSTVTGIGRDKLGAIWYRALTVYMTSSTTYAGARTATLKAATDLYGAAGTEYAAVAAAWSAVSVA; encoded by the coding sequence ATGCAGCCCAGCACGAGACGAGCCCTGACCGCCCTGTCCGGGGCGGTCGCCGCGACCGCCCTCGCCACCGCCTTGCTGACGCCGTCCGCGGCGACGGCGGACGGCCGCGATCTCCCCTCCCGTGCCACCGCCATCGCCCGCGCCGACGCCGCCATCGCCGCCCACGCGCACCAACTCGCCGTCACCGGCGCCCAGGGGCGTACCGTCCGGGACGTCATCACCGACGCCGACGGATCCCAGCACGTGCGCTACGACCGCACCTACCGAGGCCTGCCCGTGCTCGGCGGCGACCTGGTCATCCACCTCGCCCCCGGAGGCGCCTACACCGGCGCGGACCGCGCCACCCGCTCCGGGCTCGCCGTCCCCACGACCGCCCCCGCCGTACGCGCCACCACCGCCGCCACCAACGGCGTCGCGGCCCTGCGCTCCGCCCACCACGGCACCACCTTCCGGCAGGCCAAGGCCAGACCGCAGCTCGTCGTGGACGCCCTGCACGGCACGCCCCGCCTGGCCTGGCGCACCACCGCTGTCGGTGTGGACACACTCGGCAACCCCGCAGCCCGGGTCGTGCTCAGTGACGCCCGCACCGGCGCCCGGATCGACGCCTGGGACGCCCTGGAGACCGCGACCGGCGACGGTGCCTCGCTCTACGGCGGAACGGTGCCCCTGGAGACGACCGTCAGCGGGACCACCTACCAGCTGAAGGACCCCACCCGCGGCAGCACCTACACCGGCGACGCCCAGAACAAGACCGACCTGTGCATCTTCGGCATCTGCATATCCCGCGCCCCTGCCGTGCTGTTCACCGACGCCGACAACCACTGGGGCACCGGCACCACCGCCGACCGCGCCACGGCCGCCGTCGACGCCCAGTACGGCACCGACGAGACCTGGGACTACTACAAGAACATCCACGGCCGCAGCGGCATAGCCGGCGACGGCAAGGGCTCGTACAACCGCGTCCACTACGGCAGCGGTTACAACAACGCCTTCTGGGACGACAGCTGCTTCTGCATGACCTACGGCGACGGCGACGGCACCACCTTCGGACCCCTGGTCTCCCTCGACGTCGCCGGCCATGAGATGTCCCACGGCGTCACCTCACGCACCGCCGCCCTCACCTACTCCGGGGAGTCCGGCGGCCTCAACGAGGCCACCTCCGACATCATGGGCACCCTGGTCGAGTGGTACGCCGCCAACACCACCGACACCGGTGACTACCTCATCGGCGAGCGCATCGTGAAGTCCGGATTCGGCGCGGCCGCGCTGCGCTTCATGGACCAGCCCTCCAAGGACGGCAGTTCCGCCGACTGCTGGAGTTCGGGCGTCGGCAACCTCGACGTCCACTACTCCTCCGGCGTCGCCAACCACTTCGCCTACCTCCTCGCCGAGGGCAGCGGCAGCAAAACCATCAACGGCGTCACCTACAACAGCCCCACCTGCAACAACTCCACGGTCACCGGCATCGGCCGGGACAAGCTCGGTGCGATCTGGTACCGCGCCCTGACCGTCTACATGACCTCCTCCACCACCTACGCCGGTGCCCGCACCGCCACCCTCAAGGCCGCCACCGACCTCTACGGCGCCGCCGGTACCGAGTACGCGGCCGTGGCCGCCGCCTGGTCCGCCGTCAGCGTCGCCTGA
- a CDS encoding IclR family transcriptional regulator: MGAQGGGPTLITSVQRAFRLMEAVGVHAGGAPAKQLARETGMPLATTYHLLRTLVHDGYVRKLEDGGYILGDRLDALHAGGRGQALVTRVRPVLAALRDGLSAAAYLTFYEDGEIRIAEIVDSPRAPRVDLWVGFEDAGHATALGKSVLRTLDEESRNDYLSRHPLADLTPRTITHADELLRRLDASPTAPVVTDLEEYALGTVCAAVPVSDGVTIGSLGVSFRAGRGSPLQQAGPSLITTAERVTRALSLTI; the protein is encoded by the coding sequence ATGGGCGCTCAAGGCGGCGGCCCGACGCTGATCACCTCGGTGCAGCGGGCGTTCCGCCTGATGGAGGCAGTGGGTGTGCATGCCGGTGGCGCGCCGGCGAAGCAGTTGGCGCGCGAGACCGGGATGCCGCTCGCGACGACCTACCACCTGCTGCGGACCCTGGTGCACGACGGCTACGTGCGGAAGCTGGAGGACGGCGGGTACATCCTCGGCGACAGGCTGGACGCGCTGCACGCCGGAGGCCGGGGGCAGGCGCTGGTGACGCGGGTGCGTCCGGTGCTGGCCGCGCTGCGGGACGGGCTGTCGGCGGCGGCGTATCTGACGTTCTACGAGGACGGTGAGATCCGCATCGCCGAGATCGTCGACAGCCCCCGGGCGCCGCGGGTGGACCTGTGGGTGGGTTTCGAGGACGCGGGGCACGCCACGGCGCTGGGCAAGAGCGTCCTGCGGACGCTGGACGAGGAGTCCCGCAACGACTACCTGTCGCGGCACCCGCTCGCCGACCTCACGCCACGGACCATCACCCATGCCGACGAGCTGCTCCGCCGCCTGGACGCCTCGCCCACGGCGCCGGTCGTCACGGATCTGGAGGAGTACGCGCTGGGCACGGTGTGCGCGGCCGTGCCGGTCTCCGACGGCGTCACGATCGGCTCGCTCGGCGTGTCCTTCCGGGCAGGGCGGGGCTCGCCGCTCCAGCAGGCCGGGCCGTCGCTGATCACGACCGCGGAGCGCGTGACCCGGGCCCTTTCGCTCACTATCTGA
- a CDS encoding PP2C family protein-serine/threonine phosphatase — protein MSQIRNPQRHYSRPQQFQDPGTGGRAAIALPTHLVEGLPALVVSAVALLGLVSGATLYWLPLLAVGPALASVTSGPWGVLRVGLLAVVLSAALGAGSGAAGLHKQVVVLTALIAVTLASSLASALRRRRERLLEAVRSVAEAAQQALLAPVPATVGKFQVAVRYSAAAAEARIGGDLYAVVSTPYGVRLIVGDVRGKGLPAVGTAALVLGIFREAAYDEPDLLDVVGRIERSLARNLGSDDFVTAVVAGYPRPGHLEVVNCGHAPPLLLRPGGVEPVEPASPAPPLGLFPLTGETPSCQVLPFAEGDQLLLYTDGVTEARNHGREFYPLSERVARHLSDDPSQTLDALHADLLSHVGGRLHDDAALLLLRKPPVSGACGAG, from the coding sequence ATGAGCCAGATCCGGAACCCCCAGCGCCACTACAGCCGGCCGCAGCAGTTCCAGGACCCCGGGACCGGTGGCCGCGCGGCCATCGCGCTGCCCACGCACCTCGTCGAGGGGCTTCCGGCGCTCGTCGTCTCCGCCGTCGCCCTGCTGGGCCTGGTCAGCGGAGCGACGCTTTACTGGCTGCCGCTGCTCGCCGTCGGGCCCGCTCTGGCCTCGGTCACCAGCGGGCCCTGGGGCGTCCTGCGCGTCGGGCTGCTCGCGGTGGTGCTCAGCGCCGCGCTGGGGGCCGGGAGCGGCGCGGCGGGCCTGCACAAGCAGGTGGTGGTGCTGACCGCGCTGATCGCGGTCACCCTGGCGAGCAGCCTGGCCAGCGCGCTGCGCAGGCGCCGGGAACGGCTCCTGGAGGCCGTCCGCTCGGTCGCCGAGGCCGCCCAGCAGGCGCTGCTCGCACCGGTGCCAGCGACCGTGGGGAAGTTCCAGGTGGCCGTGCGCTACAGCGCGGCCGCCGCGGAGGCCAGGATCGGCGGGGACCTGTACGCGGTGGTGTCCACTCCGTACGGTGTGCGGCTGATCGTCGGCGACGTACGGGGCAAGGGCCTGCCCGCCGTAGGCACCGCCGCCCTCGTGCTGGGCATCTTCCGCGAGGCCGCCTACGACGAGCCCGACCTGCTCGACGTGGTCGGCAGGATCGAGCGGAGCCTGGCCCGCAACCTGGGCTCCGACGACTTCGTGACCGCCGTCGTCGCCGGGTACCCGCGCCCCGGGCACCTGGAGGTGGTCAACTGCGGGCACGCGCCGCCCCTGCTGCTCCGCCCGGGCGGCGTCGAGCCCGTCGAGCCGGCCAGCCCGGCGCCGCCCCTGGGGCTGTTCCCCCTCACGGGCGAGACGCCGAGCTGCCAGGTGCTGCCCTTCGCGGAGGGGGACCAGCTGCTGCTGTACACCGACGGGGTCACCGAGGCCCGCAACCACGGCCGGGAGTTCTATCCGCTGAGCGAGCGGGTCGCCCGGCACCTGTCGGACGACCCCTCGCAGACCCTCGACGCGCTGCACGCCGATCTGCTCTCGCACGTGGGCGGCCGGCTCCACGACGACGCGGCCCTGCTGCTGCTCCGCAAGCCCCCGGTCAGCGGCGCCTGCGGCGCAGGGTGA
- a CDS encoding lytic polysaccharide monooxygenase: protein MARRRTARRALLIAAAAALFTAPAVTPAAAHGAPVAPVSRVAACSSLSGMYASTAACRAAIAQHGGQTFDDWDNLRIAGVDGRDRQRIPDGKLCSAGLDEYRGLDVARADWPATRLTAGARFTLTYRTTIPHSGNFELYLTNDTYDPAKPLTWSQMSTQPFLTVTDPQVTNGAYHLTGRLPSGRTGRQLLYTVWRNTSSSDTYYSCSDVVLSAPKAAQQPTATATPTPTRSRTATASPTPTTAPASATPSPAGSSSAPAAANVAATEPATQPVAASGTDSRTRLVAAAGGIAVLGGGAVAALTLRRRRR, encoded by the coding sequence ATGGCACGACGGCGCACCGCACGGCGCGCGCTCCTCATCGCCGCGGCCGCGGCGCTGTTCACCGCCCCCGCGGTGACCCCGGCCGCCGCCCACGGCGCCCCGGTGGCCCCGGTGAGCCGGGTGGCCGCCTGCTCCTCCCTGAGCGGCATGTACGCCTCCACGGCGGCCTGCCGGGCCGCCATCGCCCAGCACGGCGGGCAGACCTTCGACGACTGGGACAACCTGCGCATCGCGGGCGTCGACGGCCGGGACCGGCAGCGCATTCCCGACGGCAAGCTGTGCAGCGCCGGCCTGGACGAATACCGCGGCCTCGATGTCGCCCGCGCCGACTGGCCCGCCACCCGGCTCACCGCCGGGGCCCGATTCACCCTCACGTACCGCACGACGATCCCGCACTCCGGGAACTTCGAGCTGTACCTGACGAACGACACCTACGACCCGGCCAAGCCCCTGACCTGGTCGCAGATGAGCACCCAGCCCTTCCTGACGGTCACCGACCCCCAGGTCACCAACGGCGCGTACCACCTCACCGGCCGTCTGCCCTCCGGCCGGACCGGCCGCCAGCTGCTCTACACGGTCTGGCGCAACACCAGCAGCTCGGACACGTACTACTCCTGCTCCGACGTCGTCCTGTCCGCGCCCAAGGCCGCCCAGCAGCCCACCGCGACCGCCACGCCCACGCCCACCCGCTCCCGCACCGCCACAGCGTCGCCCACACCCACGACCGCCCCGGCATCCGCCACACCGAGCCCGGCGGGCAGCTCCTCGGCACCGGCCGCCGCCAACGTCGCCGCCACCGAGCCCGCGACGCAGCCGGTCGCCGCCTCCGGCACTGACAGCCGCACCCGCCTGGTGGCCGCCGCGGGCGGTATCGCCGTCCTGGGCGGCGGAGCCGTCGCCGCCCTCACCCTGCGCCGCAGGCGCCGCTGA
- a CDS encoding DUF5709 domain-containing protein, whose amino-acid sequence MSDSAMGDDVYQPDGSEVQDDAGLLDPEDTLDQHGVGQILDEGYSPPERPWAVNKSGVTAEGQRRGESLDQRLSEELPDIASPEGDDLGDSWDTDGELLDDEVGDARAGRLVAPDEGVHYGTAGLIASDVGVDGAAASAEEAAVHVVPDSGQF is encoded by the coding sequence ATGAGCGACAGCGCAATGGGCGACGACGTCTACCAGCCCGACGGCTCCGAGGTGCAGGACGATGCCGGCCTCCTGGATCCCGAGGACACCCTCGACCAGCACGGCGTGGGGCAGATCCTCGACGAGGGCTACTCGCCGCCCGAGCGCCCATGGGCGGTCAACAAGTCGGGGGTCACCGCCGAGGGCCAGCGGCGCGGCGAGAGCCTGGACCAGCGCCTGTCCGAGGAACTGCCCGACATCGCCTCCCCCGAGGGCGACGATCTGGGCGACTCCTGGGACACCGACGGCGAGCTGCTCGACGACGAGGTCGGCGACGCCCGGGCGGGCCGGCTGGTCGCGCCCGACGAGGGCGTCCACTACGGGACCGCGGGTCTGATCGCCAGTGATGTCGGCGTGGACGGCGCCGCCGCCTCGGCGGAGGAGGCCGCGGTGCACGTGGTCCCGGACTCCGGGCAGTTCTGA
- a CDS encoding DeoR/GlpR family DNA-binding transcription regulator, producing MDADERRRSILELARRTGSVDVGKLSADFGVAKETVRRDLRVLEEHGLVRRTHGGAYPVESAGFETTLAFRETMHVPEKSRIAAAAGELAGDAETVFIDEGFTPQLIAQALPRDRPLTVVTASLATAGVLATREHTTVLLLGGRLRGGTMATVGHWATHMLAGFVIDLAFVGANGISREYGLTTPDPAVSEVKAQVLRVSRRRVFAGVHTKFGAASFCRFAGVSDFETIITDTGLPLSEAHRYSLLGPQVIRV from the coding sequence ATGGACGCCGACGAACGCCGCCGGAGCATTCTGGAGCTTGCCCGGCGGACGGGGTCGGTCGATGTCGGCAAGCTCTCCGCCGATTTCGGGGTGGCCAAGGAGACCGTACGACGCGATCTGCGGGTCCTGGAGGAACACGGGCTGGTGCGGCGTACGCACGGTGGCGCGTACCCGGTGGAGAGCGCGGGCTTCGAGACGACGCTGGCGTTCCGGGAGACCATGCACGTGCCGGAGAAGTCCCGGATAGCCGCCGCCGCGGGCGAGCTGGCCGGTGACGCGGAGACCGTCTTCATCGACGAGGGCTTCACTCCCCAGCTGATCGCCCAGGCGCTGCCCCGCGACCGCCCGCTCACCGTGGTCACCGCCTCGCTGGCCACGGCCGGGGTGCTGGCCACCCGGGAGCACACCACCGTGCTGCTGCTCGGCGGGCGGCTGCGCGGCGGCACGATGGCCACGGTCGGCCACTGGGCGACGCACATGCTGGCCGGGTTCGTCATCGACCTGGCCTTCGTCGGCGCCAACGGCATCTCGCGCGAATACGGGCTGACCACCCCCGACCCGGCGGTCAGCGAGGTCAAGGCGCAGGTCCTGCGGGTGTCCCGGCGCCGGGTCTTCGCGGGGGTCCACACCAAGTTCGGGGCGGCCAGCTTCTGCCGCTTCGCCGGGGTGTCCGACTTCGAGACGATCATCACCGACACCGGACTGCCCCTGTCCGAGGCCCACCGCTACTCGCTGCTGGGTCCCCAGGTCATCCGCGTGTGA
- a CDS encoding MFS transporter, which yields MAGAVEAGNPAGGLTLAQPAGRWVLAAVVLGSGMTFLDGTVVNVALPTIGRDLGASLAGLQWTVNAYTLSLAALILLGGSLGDRYGRRKVFVAGAVWFATASLLCGLAPNIGTLIAARALQGVGGALLTPGSLSLIQASFAPGDRARAIGVWSGLGGIAGALGPLLGGWLVDSVSWRWVFFINIPLAVVVVAIAAAHVPESRDDTATGRFDWPGSVLGAAGLAAVTYALIAAPDDSAGGAVTALAAVIGVAALAAFVTVERRSRHPMLPPGLFASRQFTAANLVTFAVYAAIGGVFFFLVVELQTEAGFSALQAGSALLPITIIMLVLSERSGRLSARIGPRIPMTVGPAVCAVGLLLMTRIGAGASYAADVLPGVFVFGLGLATTVAPLTATVLASADARHAGAASGVNNAVARAAGLIAVAALPLLVGLSGDDYESPSAFGSGFRAALLICAGLLAAGSVLAWTTISSDVLLDEPEGQPKPEPPCHHHCAITAPPLQDSDVTAQPGPADADPEADADVTRG from the coding sequence ATGGCCGGTGCCGTTGAAGCGGGAAACCCGGCCGGCGGCCTGACCCTGGCGCAGCCCGCCGGGCGCTGGGTGCTGGCCGCAGTGGTGCTGGGCTCCGGGATGACCTTCCTGGACGGCACCGTCGTCAATGTCGCCCTCCCGACGATCGGCCGGGACCTGGGCGCCTCGCTGGCCGGGCTGCAGTGGACGGTCAACGCCTACACCCTGTCCCTGGCCGCGCTGATCCTGCTGGGCGGCTCGCTGGGCGACCGCTACGGCCGCCGCAAGGTCTTCGTGGCCGGCGCCGTGTGGTTCGCCACCGCGTCCCTGCTGTGCGGGCTGGCCCCGAACATCGGCACGCTGATCGCCGCCCGCGCCCTGCAGGGCGTCGGCGGAGCCCTGCTCACCCCCGGGTCGCTCTCCCTGATCCAGGCCTCCTTCGCCCCCGGCGACCGGGCGCGCGCCATCGGCGTGTGGTCGGGCCTGGGCGGCATCGCGGGCGCGCTGGGACCGCTGCTGGGCGGCTGGCTGGTGGACTCCGTGAGCTGGCGCTGGGTGTTCTTCATCAACATCCCCCTGGCCGTGGTCGTCGTCGCGATCGCCGCCGCCCATGTGCCGGAGAGCCGTGACGACACCGCCACCGGCCGCTTCGACTGGCCCGGCTCGGTCCTGGGCGCCGCCGGCCTGGCCGCGGTGACCTACGCCCTCATCGCCGCCCCGGACGACTCCGCCGGCGGAGCCGTGACGGCGCTGGCAGCCGTCATCGGAGTCGCCGCACTGGCCGCCTTCGTGACCGTCGAGCGGCGCAGCCGCCACCCCATGCTGCCGCCGGGACTGTTCGCCTCCCGGCAGTTCACCGCGGCCAACCTGGTCACCTTCGCCGTCTACGCGGCGATCGGCGGGGTCTTCTTCTTCCTGGTGGTGGAGCTGCAGACCGAGGCGGGATTCTCCGCCCTGCAGGCCGGCTCCGCGCTGCTGCCCATCACCATCATCATGCTCGTGCTGTCCGAGCGCTCCGGCCGGCTGTCCGCCCGCATCGGCCCCCGTATCCCCATGACGGTCGGGCCCGCCGTCTGCGCCGTCGGACTGCTGCTGATGACCCGGATCGGCGCAGGAGCCTCCTACGCCGCCGACGTACTGCCCGGCGTGTTCGTCTTCGGCCTCGGCCTGGCCACCACCGTCGCCCCGCTCACCGCCACCGTCCTGGCCTCCGCCGACGCCCGCCACGCCGGCGCCGCCTCGGGCGTCAACAACGCCGTCGCCCGGGCGGCCGGACTCATCGCGGTGGCCGCGCTGCCGCTGCTCGTAGGGCTGTCCGGCGACGACTACGAGAGCCCGTCGGCCTTCGGCTCCGGCTTCCGGGCCGCCCTGCTGATCTGCGCCGGGCTGCTGGCGGCCGGTTCCGTCCTGGCCTGGACCACCATCAGCTCCGACGTCCTGCTCGACGAACCCGAAGGGCAGCCCAAGCCCGAACCGCCGTGCCACCACCACTGCGCGATCACGGCCCCGCCCCTTCAGGACAGCGACGTCACGGCACAACCAGGACCTGCGGATGCTGATCCAGAGGCAGACGCGGACGTCACACGCGGATGA
- a CDS encoding pyridoxamine 5'-phosphate oxidase family protein: MSGRITITWAEVDRRLEQAHNYWICTASPLGGPHAMPVWGVWVDGRLWFSTGAGTVKARDLAADPRVAVHLESAAELVALRGTASAVPDGERPAAVDSAYAAKYVLPRSGGPGSIGMGGSPVYAVMPVTGHSWFEGAFPETMTRWRFDGPGREPVPQEISYQG; encoded by the coding sequence ATGAGCGGACGTATCACCATCACCTGGGCGGAGGTCGACCGCCGTCTTGAGCAGGCGCACAACTACTGGATCTGCACCGCCTCCCCGCTCGGCGGCCCGCACGCGATGCCGGTGTGGGGTGTGTGGGTGGACGGCCGGCTGTGGTTCAGCACCGGCGCCGGCACCGTGAAGGCCCGCGATCTCGCGGCGGATCCCCGGGTCGCGGTGCACCTGGAGAGCGCCGCGGAGCTGGTGGCGCTGCGCGGCACCGCCTCCGCGGTGCCGGACGGGGAACGGCCCGCGGCGGTGGATTCCGCGTACGCCGCCAAGTACGTGCTGCCCCGCAGCGGCGGGCCCGGCTCGATCGGAATGGGCGGCTCGCCGGTCTACGCCGTCATGCCGGTCACCGGGCACAGCTGGTTCGAGGGCGCCTTCCCGGAGACGATGACGCGCTGGCGGTTCGACGGGCCGGGCCGGGAGCCGGTGCCGCAGGAGATCAGTTACCAGGGCTGA
- a CDS encoding DUF397 domain-containing protein, translating into MQDIYNGMRAGDLGTEGWYKPWSGGNGGSCVEAMKLADGRIALRQSTDPDGPALIYTSHEITTFIQGAKAGQADFLLS; encoded by the coding sequence ATGCAGGACATATACAACGGCATGCGTGCCGGAGACCTCGGCACCGAGGGCTGGTACAAGCCGTGGAGCGGCGGCAACGGAGGCTCCTGCGTGGAGGCCATGAAGCTCGCCGACGGCCGTATCGCCCTGCGGCAGTCCACCGACCCCGACGGGCCCGCGCTGATCTACACCAGCCACGAGATCACCACGTTCATCCAGGGCGCCAAGGCCGGCCAGGCCGACTTCCTGCTGTCCTGA
- a CDS encoding helix-turn-helix domain-containing protein has product MAEPRSGGAPTVLRVILGRRLQHLREKAGLTYEEAARALDVTHATVRRMEKAETGLKIPYVEKLLRLYAVAPEEIGAFLALTRQGNRPGWWHRYRDVLPGWFSAFVSLEGEAAVIRAYEPHYVPGLLQTEDYARAVLRAGRPHLPEADIERCVALRLERQTLLGRPDAPVLWAVIDETVLRRPIGGPGVMRAQLDRLIQACAQPQIHLQVMPFTAGPHPAMYGPFHIFRFRTAELPDVVFTESLAGAAYLDERDDVTAFLEALDRMCAQAAPVHSTAAILDGVRKEI; this is encoded by the coding sequence GTGGCTGAGCCGCGGTCGGGCGGAGCCCCGACCGTGCTGCGCGTCATCCTCGGCAGACGGCTCCAGCACCTGCGCGAGAAGGCCGGCCTGACCTACGAGGAAGCCGCCCGCGCCCTCGACGTCACCCACGCCACCGTCCGCCGCATGGAGAAGGCCGAGACCGGCCTCAAGATCCCGTACGTCGAGAAGCTGCTGCGTCTGTACGCGGTCGCACCCGAGGAGATCGGCGCCTTCCTCGCGCTGACCCGCCAGGGCAATCGGCCCGGCTGGTGGCACCGCTACCGCGATGTGCTCCCCGGCTGGTTCAGCGCCTTCGTCAGCCTTGAGGGCGAGGCGGCCGTCATCCGCGCCTACGAGCCGCACTACGTCCCGGGCCTGCTCCAGACCGAGGACTACGCCCGCGCCGTCCTGCGCGCCGGCCGCCCCCACCTGCCCGAGGCCGACATCGAGCGCTGCGTCGCCCTGCGCCTGGAGCGCCAGACCCTGCTCGGCCGCCCCGACGCCCCCGTCCTGTGGGCCGTCATCGACGAGACCGTGCTGCGCCGCCCCATCGGCGGCCCCGGCGTCATGCGCGCCCAGCTGGACCGCCTCATCCAGGCCTGCGCCCAGCCCCAGATCCACCTGCAGGTCATGCCCTTCACCGCCGGCCCGCACCCCGCCATGTACGGGCCGTTCCACATCTTCCGGTTCCGGACCGCGGAACTGCCCGACGTCGTCTTCACCGAGAGCCTGGCCGGCGCCGCCTACCTGGATGAACGGGACGACGTGACGGCCTTCCTCGAAGCCCTCGACCGGATGTGCGCGCAGGCCGCGCCCGTACACAGCACAGCAGCCATCCTCGATGGCGTTCGCAAGGAGATCTGA
- a CDS encoding ATP-binding protein produces the protein MRERPLPLADSRRDVLRLPAQAASVGAARRRVRTTLHGWSLERVGDDACLVVTELFTNAVLHSGSDHVTCALWAGEGLLHIEVTDQGDRAAGPAVRRAGDGEENGRGLVLVSHLAHQWGVVHPVPGTGRTVWAALACGGVPLQKGARRAG, from the coding sequence GTGCGAGAGCGACCGCTTCCGCTCGCCGACAGCCGCAGGGACGTCCTCCGGCTTCCGGCGCAGGCCGCGTCCGTGGGCGCCGCCAGGCGGCGGGTGCGGACGACGCTGCACGGCTGGTCACTGGAGCGCGTGGGTGACGACGCCTGCCTGGTGGTCACCGAGCTGTTCACCAACGCCGTACTGCACAGCGGCAGCGATCACGTGACATGCGCGCTGTGGGCCGGCGAAGGGCTGCTGCACATCGAGGTCACCGACCAGGGGGACCGGGCCGCCGGGCCGGCCGTGCGGCGCGCCGGGGACGGCGAGGAGAACGGGCGCGGGCTCGTCCTCGTCAGCCATCTGGCGCATCAGTGGGGCGTGGTGCATCCCGTCCCCGGAACGGGCCGGACCGTGTGGGCGGCGCTGGCCTGCGGCGGTGTACCCCTCCAGAAAGGCGCGCGGCGCGCGGGCTGA
- a CDS encoding (2Fe-2S) ferredoxin domain-containing protein produces the protein MSRRVPAQAPGCTVSVCRGCCCGTPKIPGVDHKAQLTRLKQALAGGSRVRATECLDVCEHGNVIVVQPSAQGRAAGGRPVWLGLVNDADAIEDIAAWVRAGGPGIADPPGILDLYAFSPSRRVRQALPGGGAEPA, from the coding sequence GTGAGCCGTCGCGTCCCCGCACAGGCGCCCGGGTGCACCGTGAGCGTCTGCCGTGGCTGCTGCTGCGGCACGCCCAAGATCCCCGGTGTCGACCACAAGGCCCAGCTCACCCGCCTCAAGCAGGCCCTGGCGGGCGGCTCCCGGGTCCGGGCCACCGAGTGTCTGGACGTCTGCGAGCACGGAAACGTCATCGTCGTACAGCCCTCCGCCCAGGGCCGCGCCGCGGGCGGCCGTCCCGTCTGGCTCGGCCTGGTCAACGACGCCGACGCCATCGAGGACATCGCCGCCTGGGTGCGCGCCGGGGGACCGGGCATCGCGGACCCGCCCGGGATCCTCGACCTGTACGCCTTCAGCCCGTCGCGCCGCGTGCGGCAGGCGCTGCCCGGGGGCGGCGCGGAACCCGCGTAG
- a CDS encoding PPOX class F420-dependent oxidoreductase has protein sequence MTDDHSELERLASGKYLLITTFRRDGRSVPTPVWVVRDGDSLGVWTVADSGKVKRIRNRADVLVSACDVRGNASGEQSPGRAEILTTEQTAHYRELLTRKYGLLGRITLLGSRIRRGKDGTVGIRITLT, from the coding sequence ATGACGGATGACCACAGCGAGCTGGAACGGCTCGCCTCGGGCAAGTACCTGCTGATCACGACCTTCCGGCGGGACGGCCGCAGCGTGCCGACCCCGGTGTGGGTGGTCCGTGACGGCGACAGCCTGGGCGTCTGGACGGTCGCGGACTCCGGCAAGGTCAAGCGGATCCGCAATCGTGCGGACGTCCTGGTCAGCGCCTGCGACGTACGCGGCAATGCGTCGGGGGAGCAGTCGCCGGGCCGCGCCGAGATCCTGACGACGGAGCAGACCGCCCACTACCGCGAGCTGCTGACCCGCAAGTACGGCCTGCTCGGCCGGATCACCCTGCTCGGCAGCCGGATCCGGCGCGGCAAGGACGGCACCGTCGGCATACGGATCACTCTCACGTGA